GTGGTTCGATAGAATTGGCAGCCTGACATCTCAGGTGACCCCTTTTGGATGTTCAAACAGATATTAAAAAGAGTTAAGATTGCTCTTTCAAAATGGAGTATGCTCACTTACAGGGACATCCTCAAGCAACTAGATTTAAGGGAAGATGTGGTCAGAATAAAGGTAATACTTTTTGAAGAAGAACCCACAGTTGAGAATAGAATTGTACTTCAGAAGGCACAATCCAAATTAAAGAGATATCTGAGCATAGAGGAACAATATTGAAAACAGAAAGCAGGTTTGTCATGATTTGCAGAAGCAGACAGAAACACTAGATTCTTTCATGACGATGTCAATGATAAAAGGCAGAAACTCCAACTGAAGAGAATCCAGAACCATGATGGTAACTGGATTGAGTTGCAAGAACGGATGGCTGACGCAGCAGTCGAATTTTTCCAAAACCAGTTCACACAAGAAGATGATCATACAAGGTCTGAGCTCCTCAACAATGTACCCTCAATGGTGTCTTGTGATCAAAACATAGAACTTTGTAGAATTCCTACAATAAAGGAGGTAAAGGCAGCGGTTTTGCACTGAGCAGTGAAAGTGCAAGTGGACCAGATGGTTTCACAGGAATTTTCTTTAAAGAATGTTGGGATATAATAGGGGAGGACATGCATGAGATGCTGAAACTATTTTATGGATGAAGTTCCTTACTTAAGTCTATAACCCACACAAACCTTGTCTTGCTACCAAAAACATAATAGGTTCAAACATTTAACGACCTAAGGCCTATTAGCTTAAGCAATTTTGTAAATAAAGTTATCTCCAGAGTTGTTCATGATAGGCTGGAAAAAATACTACCTTCTTTGATCTCTTCCAATCAGTCAGGATTTGTCAAAgggagaagtatatttgaaacTATTCTGTTAACACAGGAGATTGTTACTTACATAAGATTAAGAGAAAAACCTGCTAATGTAGTTATCAAACTTAATATGGAAAAGGCTTATGATAGGGTCTCATGGAAGTATCTAATGCATATTTTGAGGAAAATGGGTTTTGCAGAATGCTTCATCAACATGATatggaatttaatttccaacaaCTGGTGTTCTGTTCTAATTAATGGTCAAGCATCAGGATTATTTCACTCAACAAGAGGGGTAAAGCAAGGAGATCCTCTCTCTCCATCCCTATTCATTATCTCTTTAGAGGTTCTGTCTAGATCGTTAAATAAACTATTTGAAGACATGAGATTCAAGGGCTTTGGGATGCCTAAATGGGCTGATCCATTAAATCATTTGGCCTATGCAGACAATACTATAATATTTTCCTCTGCTGATCCATACTCTTTAAGGAAAATTGTAAAAGTTTTGTCCAAGTATGAGCACACTTCAGGACAAATGATCAATAAGACAAAGAGTTCCTTTTATATGCATTATAGTGTGTCCTCAATGGTGTCCAACTCGATAGGTACTATCACCGGATTTTCAAAGGGTGAATTTCCATTCACCTATCTTGGTTGGCCAATATTCTACACAAGAAGAAGGAAGGATTGTTACAATGACCTGATTAAAAATGTAAAGGCAAAACTGCACTCTTGGAAATGGAAGCCACTATCCTATGGGGGAAAATCTACATTAATCTCTAGTGTCCTACGGAGCATGCCAACGCACATCCTTTCTGTCATTGACCCTCCTAAAAATGTAATTGAACACCTTCATAAAGCCTTTGCGAGATTCTTCTGGAGTACCAAGGAAGAAAGTAGGAGTAGACATTGGACAAAATGGAAAAATCTATGCCTACCAAAGGAAGAAGGGGGTGTAGGTTTTAGATCACTGCATGATGTATTAAAAGCTTTATTTGCCAAATTGTGGTGGAAGTTTAGGACATCCAAGTCCTTATGGTCCAACTTTATGTGGAACAAGTACTGTAAAAAGGAAATCCCGACAACTGTCCAGTTTAGACAAGGATCTCATGTATGGAGGAAAATATTAGAGGCTAGGGAAGAGGTGGAGCACAAAATACTATGGAAAATGAATAGGGGTTCTGCTAATGTTTGGCATGAGAATTGGACTAGTCTGGGAGCTCTGTTCCATATTGTTCCAAATGACTATACAATTAATGAAGATATGTAGGAAGTAGCTGAATTTAGAGTGGATGATACCTGGGATGAGCAACTTCTAGCGCAATCTTTCCCTGCGAACATTGCTCAACATATCAGGCAAAAAGTCATATTTGGCACTACTGACGATTCCTGGGATGTTCCTAGATGGATGCCTTCACCCTCAGGAAATTTCTCTGTTAGTAGTGCTTGGAATATTTTGAGGCATAGAGATCATGTATATCCTTACTACAATAAGCTATGGACTAAAGGTATACCTTTTAAAATCTCATTCTTCTTATAGAGATTGTAGAAGGGGAAGATTCATACTAACGATTTGCAGAGAAGGAGTGGGTATTTGGTAGTGTCTAAGTGTTGGTGTTGTTCACAACCGCAAGAAGAGACTTTTCAACACTTGTTCCTAACTAGTGAAACTGCAACTAGAGTATGGAGAACACTTGTTCCTAACTAGTGAAACTGCAACTAGAGTATGGAGAAACATCCTTCAAGCAACAGGTTTAGTGGTCAATCTAGTACAGGTGCATCAAGTAATAAGAACATGGTGGAATGCAAAGTGCTGTCCTAAACTAATTTCATTATATCAGGCAGCTCCAACTGTAATCACATGGGAACTTTGGAAGAGGAGAAATACGATGAAGTATGGCAGTGCAATTTCTTGCAATAGGGTGATTCATGAAGTGAATAAGACTTTACATTATCTAGCAAGGATGAGGTACCTATGGCTGTCAAGAATTCCTCCTCTATGATCAGATATGATCAGCTTCTTTGAAGGCTTCAAGCCATATGTGGGGACTAAGACAGTTACACGGCAGCTTCCTTATGAAGGGTGGTTCAAATGAAATACTGATGGTGCATCAAGAGGAAATCCTGGTCCAAGCTCATATGGGTTTTGTGATCGAGATCATGCTGGCGATTTGGTGTTTGTGAAACCACAGTAGATAGGAGAGATAACTAATTTAGTGGCAGAAGCAAAGGCAATTGTGGAGGGGTTGGCATACTGTGTGGAAAGGCAGCAACATCCACTGATTATGGAGACTGATTCCTTAGCAATGAGGAAGATAATTGATGGCGAATGGGCAAATCCTTGGTGTATAGGTGCTGAAGTAAGGAAGATCAAGCATATAAAGAACAACTACAATGTTGTCTTTCAGTATGTACTAAGGGAAGGAAACATTGTTGCTGACTTTTTTGCTAACCTAGCTTTCAATTTTGCAGGTACACACACATTTCAGTCATTTAATGAATTGCCAAGTGCAGGAAAAAAACTGATCAACATGGACAAATCACAAATTCCTAACCTTCAGATTAGGATTGTGAAGAGAAGAGAACTCTATTAATGAGATCAACATATAAAACCTTGCCTTGTTTCTTAGAAATTATGGTGTCTCAACAATACAGGCAAGATCTCAAAGAAAAGTAGGCTAGTAAAACTCCACCAACTAGCATTCCTAATCATGCAATTGTTCTCACTTGTATGGTGTACATACTTGGTTGGTTATAATTATAACTAGCATTGCACAACACCAGACTATAGGGGATCTGTTGCAACCTCCTGTAAATGCTTGGCTGCATATACCAAAGACCTGCACTGCCTCTACAAAGTCATATTggtttgattattatttttgtctCTCTCACTTTACTGGGCTATACACCAGTAGAGTGTAGATGCTTGAGTATTGTAAGCTAACTAAGGCAATAGCATGGTCAAATTGTTTCTGCACTTCTCCAGGGTTTTAAATAGGTTTCTGTCGTGACCATTTTGTTCTCAACAATATGTTGGCATGAGGTTATAAAAAATGTTGAATCTGCAGGTCAAATACATGCCAACTGAAGGGTGTAGATGCAATAATCTGGGAGCACAAACACATTTCATAAACCTGTTTGCTACATTTTGTAGGATAACAAGATCAGAAAACTGAGGCAAAGACTAGTCTCATACAGATACCAAATGATGCCATATTTGCTTGGTTATAAATGTTTTATCTCACTCTATTGGGCTTACATACACAATGCTTGAAGTGTGTAGATACCTGAGTAGTGGTGACTGTAATATGCCTGGCTACAGCATAATGCTCAACCAGCACTGCTTCTGTACAGAAGACAATCAAGAACTAATTAGCCATCAGCAGAACTAGTATTACTATGCCAGTTGGAGTTCCCAATACTTAGTGCTATGTGGGAATGTCTTGAAGATAGCCAACAAAGGAGTCACAATCCAGCACCAACAACAtccctcatcatcatcaaagttaTCAGCACACATAAATCCTGGGAGCACAATTTTACACCCTAACTTGGTTGTTTCATGTTGTAGGTATCAATAACAGGATCAGAAAACCGAGGCAAAGAATAGAGGCTCAACCTGCACTGCTTTTGCACAGAGACCAATCAAAAAATTGATTGGTCTTCAATGTCTGGCTGCTAGTAGAAGTTGCCACTGCCTTTTGCTATGTGGGAATGATTTAAAATGTTTGCTGCTTCCCAGAGGATAACAAGATCAGAAAACTGAGTCAAAGACTAGTTTCATACAGATATCAAAGGATGCCATATTTGTTTGGTTATAGTTGTCTTCTCTCACTCTACTGGGCTTACATACACAATGCTTGAAGGGTGTAGATACCTGAGTAATGGTGACCATAACATGCCTGGCTATATCAGAATGCTCAACCAGCAC
This DNA window, taken from Nicotiana tabacum cultivar K326 chromosome 15, ASM71507v2, whole genome shotgun sequence, encodes the following:
- the LOC142169603 gene encoding uncharacterized protein LOC142169603 — its product is MTFIYAKCSALDKLKLWDSLYYLASNMKLPWLVGGDFNVLLNEEDKIGGLPVYPPEFEDFSFCVNSCELLDTGYKGSPFTWWNVWPNAECIFKRLDKIFVNSPFQSLFPTTEVEHLIRTGSDHAPLFMTCGEATTTFTKPFKFQNFWTKHTSFKEGHPQATRFKGRCGQNKEADRNTRFFHDDVNDKRQKLQLKRIQNHDGNWIELQERMADAAVEFFQNQFTQEDDHTRVVHDRLEKILPSLISSNQSGFVKGRSIFETILLTQEIVTYIRLREKPANVVIKLNMEKAYDRVSWKYLMHILRKMGFAECFINMIWNLISNNWCSVLINGQASGLFHSTRGVKQGDPLSPSLFIISLEVLSRSLNKLFEDMRFKGFGMPKWADPLNHLAYADNTIIFSSADPYSLRKIVKVLSKYEHTSGQMINKTKSSFYMHYSVSSMVSNSIGTITGFSKGEFPFTYLGWPIFYTRRRKDCYNDLIKNVKAKLHSWKWKPLSYGGKSTLISSVLRSMPTHILSVIDPPKNVIEHLHKAFARFFWSTKEESRSRHWTKWKNLCLPKEEGGVGFRSLHDVLKALFAKLWWKFRTSKSLWSNFMWNKYCKKEIPTTVQFRQGSHVWRKILEAREEVEHKILWKMNRGSANEVAEFRVDDTWDEQLLAQSFPANIAQHIRQKVIFGTTDDSWDVPRWMPSPSGNFSVSSAWNILRHRDHVYPYYNKLWTKGSSNCNHMGTLEEEKYDEIGEITNLVAEAKAIVEGLAYCVERQQHPLIMETDSLAMRKIIDGEWANPWCIGAEVRKIKHIKNNYNVVFQYVLREGNIVADFFANLAFNFAGTHTFQSFNELPSAGKKLINMDKSQIPNLQIRIVKRRELY